A genomic window from Dermacentor silvarum isolate Dsil-2018 chromosome 9, BIME_Dsil_1.4, whole genome shotgun sequence includes:
- the LOC119464383 gene encoding protein FAM177A1, with protein sequence MADRAESTKLRKLSPPRKVLHFSDGVLHENSSEEDEPPVPMTVVDPSTLPWAPFLLHWALQLGSQALAVCDYLGEHLANWFGVTAPKYRYEIEHGQASDDDNELKQEPGWQRPAELLQVTAQQPAQQQGPRY encoded by the exons ATGGCCGACCGCGCCGAGTCCACGAAACTACGGAAACTCAGCCCGCCACGTAAGGTGCTACACTTCAGCGACGGCGTGCTTCACGAAAACAGCTCCGAAGAGGATGAGCCACCTGTGCCCATGACCGTGGTAGACCCG AGTACGCTACCGTGGGCGCCGTTCCTGCTGCACTGGGCGTTGCAGCTGGGAAGCCAGGCTCTGGCCGTGTGCGACTACCTGGGAGAGCACCTGGCCAACTGGTTCGGCGTCACGGCGCCCAAGTACCGGTACGAGATCGAGCATGGACAGGcgagcgacgacgacaacgagCTGAAGCAGGAGCCCGGCTGGCAGCGACCAGCGGAGCTGCTCCAGGTCACGGCCCAGCAGCCGGCCCAGCAACAGGGTCCGCGCTACTGA